The window tgaaaattctgcAGAAACAAAGCGTCagcatttcttttcttcagaTTTTATCGAGCAAAAGATCGACTGAATAATTTACTGTTGAATTTAACCTTGCATCTTTGCCAAGTACATGGAAAAATGTGAGCCCATTGAAGGTGTGATGAGATAAGCACCCAATGTGTTACTCCTGGAAAACGGCATACAAAGATTACGAAAGCTCTGCCAACACCATCTATGAGTTGGCTGAAAAATCGATATCAACATACCACTCGGGCAAAGGGCCAAAGACATGACTTTCAGGAGTGATCAAAGCATGGTCACTCTTGTATACGCTACGTGTGAACCCCGGCAAGTCTAGAAACAGCACACACAAATCAGTCAACACTTCTCTCACGaattccttctttttttccctctcCTTTTCTTCTCCCAATCAAGCACTAGATTCAATAGTATGTTGATTCAACCAAAATCCCATCACAGGAACACAATACAGAAGTATATACTTTGGTGAAAAGATCATTTGACATAATTATTCGCCCTCATACAagcatcaaaattaataaccAACATATTCATTAAGtcccacaaaataaaaaacgaaaaaCAACTGTTTCAACAAAGCCAATACGATACGCATCAATCACCAAAGTGATTAGCATTTCAATTTAGTCCAAAATCTCCAAGCCCACAACCAAACACAATACAGAAAATACTATTTCCCTTTCCCCACACACAATCACAttcatcaaatataataattacaaaaaagaAACCCTTTTTCTCAATCAAACTGACCTTTAAGATGAGAGGGTGAGAGAGTTGGGTTGGTGGCCTTCCAGTAGAGTGGTTGCTCTTCCAAGATTGACGGTGAATAGCAAAACCCTTCTTGGCAGAACGAGAATCTCACAACACCTGCTTCATATCAATCCAACCTTTATCATAAAACCCCCCAAAAATATTTGGGTAAAGAATGGACAGAAAAACGAACAACGTTAGATTATCATGCATACTCTGTAAGATTAAAGCAAGGAAGATAAATTTCGCTGAAAATGCAGAGAAAGATTGCATCTTTGAAGTGTTTGTTGATTCAGAGCTGCTTCCCCACTCATTCAGTGTCTTATTTTATATGCAATCTGCTCTCTGAGGTGGAGTTGAGTTGAGTTGGTGGTGTGTTGTTTGGCTTTTCTGGCTCATGGATGCTGAGTCACCTCCGTCATGTAAAAAGATTCTGCACACACTTAATACTTCTCccccttcttttttttttttttttttttttttttgtttgtttgtttgacCACCGGTATACGCCGTATAAACTGCCTTTCGGCGGAATCCGACTAATCCTGTTCGATCAGATTTGCGGATTAAGGCCGAAAGTCTTTCGGTGGGTGGTGGGGTTTGAACCCGTGACCTCAAGGTCACCATAGCTCCGTACTGCCAACtgctttaataattttaatagcgtagagagataaaaaaagaataaaataaaatttaaataaaaagaaaaaatttgtaaacttttgctaaaaaaaataataaaattgactCCATAGAACGTATCAAAATAGTTAAATGATTGCACTACTAAAAAACCAATGGAGTTGCtgacaaaaattaagaaaattagttAAGCTATAAAaagattgtatttttattttgtatggaAGATGAAATTAGTGTGGTTAAAATGTGGAATAAATGGCTCCCTAGTGGTTTAACGGATATTAACAACGAAAGAAAGAGGAGTTTTTTAGGCCATTTCCAACTATTTGTACTAAACTAAAATCCATTTTCAAGTATTTGTCATACCAAACAATCAATAATTTACATCAAAtccaaacttaaaagaatattacaTATTCGTTTACTAcgcactttttattactttttcaatCTTACCTACCTATTGATTTAAATTACACATTAATACCACTGAcactttttcaataatttatataaattatataacatactatatataatatcaaaaatcatataaaaaataattatgcattataaaattaattttaattaattaatcaatatgtcaaaattgaaaaaaagtaaaaaagtgtctcaattaaaatttgaaatatgtccattatttatatttacattaGCCCAATACCCCAATTAACTTCAAGCCCAATTAAATAGGTAACTTTAAGATCCATCGTCTTCTTCGATGCGATTTCTTCCCCATCTCTGAAAACTCCATTGTTCAAGCAATTAATGGCCTTTTCTCCATATACAGGTAATCATCTTCATTATTAATGAAAAGGAAGGGTGTAAttgcaatttaaaaataaaataaaaagcagATTTGCGTTTTGCTACGGTACTACTACATATTTGGGTAGATTCTCTTCAAAAACGCAAAAAAGTACAATTTGGGATGGGTTTTGGAGTGTGATTGGAGCTCATTTCAACTGCAAAGATGGGTTATGGagtatggttggagatgctcttatggGGACTATTAGGtctattttcaaattcaattgaaaCTGAGTGATGAACTGCTTCAAGCTCGATGTAAATGCAGGTTTCTGACATTGCTGAAACGCGAATTTGAAGTAGCTGCTGAAGTTGAAGCAGTTCCtgaattttgcaattttttggTAGTAAAAAGGTGAAAAACCATTATCACTTTTGAGTTTCGTTCACaatgcatttcattttaaacGGTGTGAAAATTGATTATTGTTATTAGTAATACAGAGATTAATGGCGGATTTTGCGACTTCGACACACAGAGCGAAGTGGATATTCACGCCTCAGGCTCTTGTAATGATTATTCCCTTACCTCATTGTTGAGTGCTTGAGAAAATTGAAAGATGTTTGTACTGTTTGATATGAACCGTTTCGTTGGATTTTGCAGAAGGAAAAATACAAGGAAGCTAATAAACGAGCTAAGCAAGCGCTTGAGAAGGTATGCTTGTTCTGTTACACTTTAGATgtgaattggaattggatttGTAGAGATTAGAAATTGTAGTTTGGGGACCAGATACTATGCAGATAAGCTGATCTAGATATTCTGCAGGAAGCAATGTATGTTTCATTGTTTTGTCCGGTTTTTAAACATCTACGAGTTATGGATAGTAGATAGTTAGTCTGGCAACCATTATGCATAAGGGTTCTAACCAATTAACTTCCAATATTAGTTTCCCGTAGCTTTTCTCAGTAATACCCACTACTCTGGATCCTAGAAATTCTCTTTTGGATTTCATTTCTTGTCGAATGTGAATTTGTTAAAGTTAGTTGAATTTGGAGAAGCATAAGCGCCAAAATTATTGTCTGCGAACTAGTTGTAACTTGTCTGAAACGAGATTAGTAATTGGTGAGAATCATGAGATGAGATTAGTAGTTGGTCATCTAGATCTGGTGTCCATCAAGTTATCAAACAAGCTTTAAGGAGATTACTTATCTTTTAACATATAATAATAAGGATTAAGGGGAATTTTGGATGTCGACATCCTATTTCTGTCCAATTGTCTGCTCAAATGTTTAAACCTTTAGTGCTGTTGTGCAATATGACATATTGACATTCGGAAAATGATGCTAAGACTGTGATGTGTGGTAAAAGTATGGAGCTACACGGATGGAAGTAGATGTTGATGGATCTTTCTCTTATGCTGAACCACAAACTGATGCAAAGGCTAGTGGTAAgagttcaattttatttttattgatctTAGTGGATGGAAATCTgcatttgtttattttcattacCGAATGTCATGGAtttgtttgttaaataaagagaGCAACTTTGTCATTCCATGTCATCCTGTTCCTTGTGTTCAGCTGACAAGCATTCACGTCCAAAAGCTCTCAAGATAGAAGAAGAACAACTTTTGCGGGCCTTCTACGAGTTTAAAATCCAAGATGTTTGTGATGCCCTCACGCTTCCACATAAAATTCAGGTCATATGTCTCTGGATATATGCTAAGTAAAGATTATATATTGAAACTTAACGTTTCATGTTGTGCAGGCCACAGCTCTAATCTACTTCAAAAGGTTCTATTTGCAATGGTCCGTGATGGAGCATCATCCAAAGAATATAATGTATTGCTGCTTCTACATACCACTAATCTTTTAGACTAAATATTAGTTACTTTTAAGACCGCAGataataattagtagtatatgaGAAGCAAGGcacaaatatgattaattgtcTCACCCACCTGCcatcaaaacacaaaattttctCAACTATACAAGTGAATATTGCCAGGATATGCTTACATGCAAGGTTCTTAGCCTGAGAACtattgattatatatagttGAGATGCTTTCGGCTTTGCAGGTTAACATGCATATATGCTGCTTGTAAGGCTGAGGAGAACCATGTGTCAGCAGAGCAGCTTGGGATAGGGATCGAACAGGATCATCATATGATTCTTGATAATGAAATGCTCGTCCTTCAGGCATGACCATCACATAG is drawn from Salvia hispanica cultivar TCC Black 2014 chromosome 6, UniMelb_Shisp_WGS_1.0, whole genome shotgun sequence and contains these coding sequences:
- the LOC125191837 gene encoding cyclin-H1-1 isoform X1; the protein is MADFATSTHRAKWIFTPQALKEKYKEANKRAKQALEKYGATRMEVDVDGSFSYAEPQTDAKASADKHSRPKALKIEEEQLLRAFYEFKIQDVCDALTLPHKIQATALIYFKRFYLQWSVMEHHPKNIMLTCIYAACKAEENHVSAEQLGIGIEQDHHMILDNEMLVLQSLGFDLIVYSPYRPLQGFITDMEEFGDANERQPEIMKNFHESAKAEVDRIMRTEAPLLFPPGQLALAALRRSCELHKAIDFDRYLKNVHYRQHPAHGISELYLNMNAIDVLINKLETPTSKDVKHIDRKLKSCLDPASHEKSKKRKHRSKEGSSEMHVM